From one Candidatus Binataceae bacterium genomic stretch:
- a CDS encoding TVP38/TMEM64 family protein: protein MKRSAGLKYVLVAAAIVALLLVGRRLGGELTSALNAISALGPAAPLAFIAIYVIACVLFIPGSILTIGAGVIFGVLWGSIYVSVASTAGATAAFLVGRYLAREAVARRIERNARFRSIDDAVAREGWKMVLLTRLSPVFPFNLLNYAYGLTRVRLAEYVVASWIGMMPATVMFVYIGALSGDIARAAAGTGGASANLRWALNVIGFAATVAIAVYATRIGTRALKERT, encoded by the coding sequence ATGAAGCGATCGGCAGGACTCAAATATGTGCTGGTGGCCGCGGCCATCGTCGCGCTGCTGCTCGTGGGCCGTCGGCTCGGAGGCGAGCTGACCTCCGCGCTCAACGCGATTTCCGCGCTCGGTCCTGCGGCGCCGCTGGCTTTCATTGCGATCTACGTCATTGCCTGCGTGCTCTTCATTCCCGGGTCGATTCTCACCATTGGCGCCGGCGTGATTTTCGGCGTCCTGTGGGGCTCAATCTACGTATCGGTCGCCTCGACCGCGGGAGCCACCGCCGCATTTCTAGTCGGGCGCTACCTCGCCCGCGAGGCGGTCGCACGCCGCATCGAACGTAACGCGCGCTTCCGCTCCATCGATGATGCGGTGGCCCGCGAAGGATGGAAGATGGTGCTCCTCACCCGCCTCTCCCCGGTGTTTCCCTTCAACCTGCTCAACTACGCCTATGGCCTTACCCGCGTCAGGCTCGCCGAGTACGTGGTCGCGTCATGGATCGGGATGATGCCGGCGACAGTGATGTTCGTGTACATCGGCGCACTGAGCGGCGACATCGCGCGGGCTGCCGCCGGCACCGGCGGCGCCTCGGCTAATCTAAGGTGGGCACTCAACGTGATCGGATTTGCAGCGACCGTCGCGATCGCAGTCTATGCAACCAGGATCGGTACGCGCGCACTAAAGGAGCGAACCTGA
- a CDS encoding CoA transferase yields the protein MAETLPLADVRILDFMWVMAGPASTRILADYGATVIRIESPTRVDTARTLQPFHNNTAGPDSSGLFNNCNAGKFGISLDLGNPRSGEVVHDLLQWAQVVTESFSPKAMRAWGFDYESLRKLKPDIIMLSTCLMGQSGPLSRIAGFGNMAAAISGFHNLTGWPDRPPAGPFGAYTDYVSPRFTAMAILAALDHHRRTGQGQYIDQSQAEASLHFLAPAILDYTANGRIQGRVGNSDREYAPHGVYPAAGEDRWIAIVCETDAQWRGLCSVINRRDLASDPRLATAKGRRDNAAEIDAAISTWTIGMGAGAAEAHLQSRGVPAHQVQNSAQAARDPQMAHSAHFVEVNHSTLGKTIVEGPRAHLSRTPARVQAAGPSLGEHNPHVLEKILGYGEERITALVAAGVFG from the coding sequence ATGGCTGAAACACTCCCTCTGGCCGACGTGCGAATCCTCGACTTCATGTGGGTGATGGCGGGTCCGGCGTCGACGCGCATCCTCGCGGACTACGGCGCGACGGTTATCAGGATCGAGTCTCCCACCCGGGTGGATACGGCGCGCACGCTGCAACCGTTTCACAACAACACCGCGGGCCCGGACTCGTCAGGGTTGTTTAACAACTGCAACGCCGGCAAGTTCGGTATCTCGCTCGATCTGGGGAACCCGCGCTCAGGCGAAGTGGTGCACGATCTTTTGCAATGGGCGCAGGTGGTGACCGAGTCGTTTTCGCCCAAGGCGATGCGTGCGTGGGGCTTTGACTACGAATCGCTGCGCAAGCTCAAGCCCGACATCATCATGCTGAGTACCTGCCTGATGGGCCAGAGCGGGCCGCTTTCGCGAATCGCGGGTTTCGGTAACATGGCCGCCGCGATATCCGGATTTCACAACCTCACCGGATGGCCCGATCGGCCGCCGGCCGGTCCATTCGGCGCGTATACGGATTATGTATCACCACGTTTCACCGCGATGGCGATTCTGGCCGCACTCGATCACCATCGGCGCACCGGACAGGGTCAATACATCGACCAGTCGCAGGCGGAGGCCTCGCTGCATTTCCTTGCCCCGGCGATTCTCGATTACACGGCGAACGGACGCATCCAGGGCCGGGTGGGTAACTCGGATCGCGAGTACGCACCACACGGGGTATATCCGGCGGCGGGCGAAGATCGCTGGATCGCGATCGTGTGCGAAACCGACGCCCAATGGCGAGGACTGTGTTCGGTGATAAACCGCCGAGACCTGGCGAGCGATCCGCGTCTGGCCACCGCCAAGGGACGGCGCGACAACGCTGCCGAAATAGACGCTGCAATATCAACCTGGACGATCGGGATGGGTGCCGGAGCGGCAGAGGCGCATCTCCAGTCGCGTGGCGTACCAGCACACCAGGTGCAGAACAGCGCGCAGGCTGCGCGCGATCCGCAGATGGCCCACAGCGCGCATTTCGTCGAAGTAAATCACTCGACGCTTGGCAAGACGATCGTCGAAGGACCGCGCGCGCATCTCTCGCGTACCCCGGCCCGTGTGCAGGCTGCGGGGCCTTCGCTCGGAGAGCACAATCCGCATGTACTCGAGAAGATCCTGGGCTATGGCGAAGAACGGATTACCGCGCTGGTCGCGGCGGGAGTGTTCGGCTGA
- a CDS encoding sigma-70 family RNA polymerase sigma factor, with amino-acid sequence MASGRQEALRAFNQRYGNAIAVVAERILASRADAEEVAADVLWQAWRDASRFDRSRGSVGAWLMMLARSRAIDRLRSRKSRERSAEDPGLIGHEDDPSQAIFSAERKQQVSRILAELKDGEREVLELAYFSDLSQAEIAERTGLPLGTVKTRMRTALIKLRDNLAGRVD; translated from the coding sequence ATGGCTTCCGGTAGGCAGGAAGCTCTGCGCGCCTTCAACCAGCGCTATGGCAATGCGATCGCGGTCGTCGCAGAACGAATCCTGGCCAGCCGAGCCGATGCCGAAGAAGTCGCCGCAGATGTCTTGTGGCAGGCCTGGCGGGATGCGTCGCGATTCGATCGCAGTCGCGGCTCGGTGGGAGCGTGGCTGATGATGCTGGCGCGTAGTCGCGCAATCGATCGCCTGCGTTCCCGCAAGTCGCGGGAGCGGTCTGCCGAGGACCCCGGCCTGATTGGCCACGAGGACGATCCGTCGCAGGCGATTTTTAGCGCGGAACGAAAGCAGCAGGTATCCAGGATATTGGCGGAACTCAAGGACGGGGAGCGTGAGGTGCTCGAACTCGCATACTTTTCCGATCTGTCGCAAGCAGAAATTGCGGAACGGACCGGGCTACCGCTCGGGACGGTTAAGACCCGCATGCGCACGGCGTTGATCAAACTCCGCGACAACCTGGCTGGTAGAGTCGACTAG
- a CDS encoding mercuric reductase codes for MASDALKIAPLDVHNRALLARVRPPGWRNPTAAPRYNLVVIGAGTAGLVSAVGAAGLGAKVAIVERDFMGGDCLNFGCVPSKALIRSTRAVADARSAGVLGVEAPSARIDFAAAMERMRRIRAELASNDSAERLRDLGVDVFIGEGHFTARDKVEVDGQSLQFRRAVIATGARAAMLPITGLREANGLTNETIFSLTELPRRLAIIGAGPIGCELAQVMRRFGSEVTLLEVESQILIREDRDAAERVERALRRDGLMITTGARILAVEKRGAEKVLRVEVGGVEREISVDEILLGVGRAPNVDGLGLEAAGVKYDRSAGIKVDDYLRTTNARIYAAGDCASALKFTHLSDAHARIVLRNALFLGRARVSALTIPWCTYTDPEIAHVGLYEAEALTRGIKVTTYVQEMAEVDRAVLDGETEGFLKVHVKEKTDQIVGATLVAKHAGELISELTTVIAAGVGLGKLAEVIHPYPTQAEVIRKIANQYNRTRLTPFAAKMFRRWFAWTR; via the coding sequence GTGGCCTCGGATGCGCTCAAGATCGCGCCGCTCGATGTGCACAACCGGGCGCTCTTGGCGAGGGTGCGTCCGCCCGGATGGCGCAATCCGACGGCCGCGCCTCGCTACAACCTGGTGGTGATTGGCGCAGGCACGGCCGGCCTGGTCTCCGCGGTGGGAGCAGCCGGCCTCGGAGCAAAGGTCGCGATAGTGGAACGCGACTTCATGGGCGGAGATTGTCTCAACTTCGGATGTGTACCCTCGAAAGCGCTCATCCGATCGACGCGCGCAGTCGCGGACGCGCGCAGCGCGGGAGTGCTGGGGGTGGAGGCACCGTCGGCCCGTATCGATTTCGCAGCCGCGATGGAACGGATGCGCCGGATACGCGCGGAGCTGGCATCCAACGATTCGGCGGAGCGGCTGCGCGATCTGGGCGTGGATGTATTCATCGGCGAAGGACACTTCACCGCGCGCGACAAGGTCGAGGTCGACGGCCAATCCCTGCAGTTTCGGCGCGCGGTCATCGCAACCGGCGCGCGTGCCGCGATGCTCCCCATTACGGGGCTTAGGGAGGCGAACGGTCTCACTAACGAAACTATTTTTTCGCTGACTGAACTGCCGCGTCGCCTGGCGATAATCGGTGCGGGGCCGATCGGCTGCGAGCTGGCGCAGGTCATGCGTCGTTTCGGCTCCGAGGTCACGCTCCTCGAAGTCGAGTCACAAATACTTATCCGCGAAGACCGCGACGCAGCCGAGCGCGTAGAGCGAGCGCTAAGGCGCGACGGCCTCATGATCACAACCGGAGCCAGGATTCTTGCGGTGGAGAAGCGCGGTGCGGAGAAGGTGCTGCGCGTCGAGGTCGGTGGCGTCGAGCGGGAGATCAGCGTCGATGAAATTCTGTTGGGTGTTGGACGGGCGCCCAACGTCGATGGATTGGGCCTGGAGGCCGCAGGCGTGAAATATGATCGCAGCGCGGGTATCAAAGTAGATGACTACCTGCGCACCACGAATGCCCGCATATATGCTGCCGGCGATTGCGCGTCAGCCCTAAAGTTCACCCACCTTTCCGACGCGCATGCGCGGATCGTGCTGCGCAACGCACTCTTCTTGGGGCGCGCTCGCGTCAGCGCGCTGACCATTCCCTGGTGCACCTACACCGATCCTGAAATCGCACACGTCGGTCTCTACGAAGCCGAAGCCCTAACGCGCGGCATCAAGGTCACGACCTACGTGCAGGAAATGGCCGAGGTCGATCGCGCCGTGCTCGACGGCGAAACCGAAGGCTTCCTGAAAGTGCACGTCAAGGAGAAAACCGATCAAATCGTTGGTGCGACACTGGTCGCGAAGCACGCCGGCGAGCTGATCTCCGAGTTAACCACGGTGATTGCGGCCGGCGTCGGGTTGGGCAAGCTCGCGGAAGTTATTCACCCATACCCAACCCAGGCGGAGGTCATCCGCAAGATCGCAAATCAGTACAACCGGACGCGCCTGACCCCGTTCGCGGCAAAAATGTTCCGCCGCTGGTTTGCCTGGACGCGCTAG
- a CDS encoding anti-sigma factor has translation MNHEEVKDLLPLRALDRLESDEDRAVTTHLAGGCPECERELASFREALGALALTADREGASNERIWQLVEARLDADQTLSPGSRAGMRDRDRAMRPRDRIHMVSFAAIAIAALALIALGFNVLSLYRGLQSARGTASFEVAALRARIDELQRGLEIASARIADLKTQLSLTSNLTLAAFSPDARVVHLAGLAAAPKASGTVAFSPSSHTAFMQVSGLPPAPTDKIYEAWWIGREAGPIRAGLFEAPAEGVARVALIMPPKGEEIVASAVTLEPANGTEKPTGTMYLKGDMPR, from the coding sequence ATGAATCACGAAGAGGTCAAAGACCTGCTGCCGCTGAGGGCGCTCGACCGGCTCGAGTCCGACGAGGACCGTGCCGTAACGACGCATCTGGCCGGGGGCTGCCCTGAATGCGAGCGCGAACTCGCATCGTTTCGTGAGGCTTTGGGAGCGCTCGCGCTGACCGCGGACCGGGAGGGCGCAAGCAACGAGCGTATATGGCAGCTGGTCGAAGCCAGGCTCGACGCAGACCAGACCTTGTCCCCGGGAAGCCGCGCGGGTATGCGGGACCGGGATCGCGCGATGCGTCCGCGGGACCGAATCCACATGGTCTCGTTCGCGGCGATTGCGATTGCGGCGCTCGCTTTGATCGCGCTCGGCTTCAACGTTCTGAGCCTGTACCGCGGACTTCAGTCGGCGCGTGGTACTGCTAGCTTTGAAGTAGCTGCCTTGCGGGCACGGATAGATGAGCTTCAGCGGGGCCTGGAAATCGCGTCCGCCCGGATAGCAGACCTGAAGACGCAACTGTCTCTCACCTCGAACCTGACCCTGGCAGCGTTTTCGCCCGATGCACGCGTGGTCCATCTGGCGGGATTGGCTGCCGCGCCTAAGGCTAGTGGGACGGTGGCATTTAGTCCGAGCAGTCACACGGCGTTTATGCAGGTATCCGGCCTCCCACCCGCCCCGACCGACAAAATTTACGAAGCGTGGTGGATTGGTCGCGAGGCCGGACCGATCCGTGCAGGGCTGTTCGAGGCACCGGCCGAGGGCGTCGCCAGGGTCGCTCTGATCATGCCGCCTAAAGGGGAGGAAATCGTCGCATCCGCGGTTACGCTTGAGCCCGCCAACGGCACGGAAAAGCCGACCGGGACTATGTATTTGAAAGGCGATATGCCCCGCTGA
- a CDS encoding MogA/MoaB family molybdenum cofactor biosynthesis protein, protein MPAEQHKEQVRAHLKVGIVTSSDTRTADDDLSGAAIRELFEGAGHQVTYYEIVPDAPAKIAHAIITHLPALDAIVVNGGTGLARRDVTADVVRTLLDKEIEGFGELFRMLSFEQVGAAAMVSRAVAGVRQGRFIAALPGSTKACRLAMEKLILPQIGHIAYLLAQ, encoded by the coding sequence ATGCCCGCCGAGCAACATAAAGAACAGGTGCGCGCCCATCTGAAGGTCGGCATCGTAACCTCGAGCGACACGCGCACCGCGGATGACGACCTAAGCGGCGCGGCGATCCGCGAGCTGTTCGAAGGCGCGGGACACCAGGTCACCTATTACGAGATCGTTCCCGACGCGCCGGCCAAAATCGCGCACGCGATCATCACCCATCTGCCGGCGCTGGATGCCATCGTGGTCAACGGCGGGACCGGACTCGCCCGGCGCGACGTAACCGCAGACGTGGTTCGCACGCTCCTGGACAAGGAAATCGAAGGCTTCGGGGAACTGTTCCGGATGCTCTCGTTCGAACAGGTTGGCGCCGCCGCGATGGTCAGCCGGGCGGTGGCGGGCGTACGGCAGGGCCGATTTATCGCTGCGCTGCCGGGGTCGACCAAGGCGTGCCGGCTGGCGATGGAGAAGCTGATTCTGCCGCAAATCGGGCACATCGCCTACCTGCTTGCCCAATGA
- a CDS encoding CoA transferase, translating into MHMLSPYRVLDLTTERGLLCGQVLGDLGADVIKIEPPGGAPARRLGPFLDDESHPDRSLYWWAYNRNKRSVTLDIDRPEGRALFRRMASGADFLIESFNPGDMAARGLGYDDLAALNPALVYVSISAFGQEGPKASYADADLIIMAAGGPLMLTGDDDRPPVRLSVPQAYLHASADAAVGALAAHHESVRSGRGQRVDVAAQKSVAMATQSWVLAAPLGSVEIRRMSGGVKIGELDIPLVWPAKDGYIALTFLFGNALGVFSRKLMHYLCERGFCDQATRDKDWIALGDQLASGAEPISEFERVVEIVRSFTRSHTKAELLQFALERGFLMTPITTIEEVVKSPQLESRAYWQSIEHPELGRRILYPGPFAKFSATPIAYRHRPPTVGEHNREVYCGELGLSAAEFVALVEKGIV; encoded by the coding sequence ATGCACATGCTTTCACCGTATCGCGTTCTTGATCTGACCACCGAGCGCGGGCTTCTGTGTGGACAAGTCCTCGGCGATCTGGGCGCCGACGTGATCAAGATCGAGCCGCCCGGTGGAGCACCGGCGCGCCGGCTCGGTCCCTTCCTCGACGACGAGTCTCATCCCGATCGATCGCTTTACTGGTGGGCATACAACCGCAACAAACGCAGCGTTACGCTCGACATCGATCGCCCCGAGGGCCGCGCGCTGTTCAGGCGGATGGCGAGTGGCGCGGATTTTCTCATCGAATCGTTCAATCCCGGCGACATGGCAGCGCGCGGGCTTGGGTACGACGACCTGGCCGCCCTCAATCCCGCTCTGGTCTACGTTTCGATTAGCGCGTTCGGTCAGGAGGGCCCCAAGGCCAGCTATGCCGACGCCGACTTGATAATCATGGCGGCGGGCGGACCGCTGATGCTCACCGGCGACGATGACCGGCCACCGGTGCGCCTGAGCGTGCCGCAGGCATATCTACATGCGAGCGCCGATGCGGCGGTCGGTGCGCTGGCTGCCCATCACGAGTCGGTGCGCTCGGGCCGCGGACAGCGGGTTGACGTGGCAGCTCAGAAATCGGTAGCCATGGCGACCCAGTCGTGGGTGCTGGCGGCGCCGCTCGGATCGGTCGAGATTCGGCGGATGTCCGGCGGAGTCAAAATTGGCGAGCTGGACATTCCGCTGGTGTGGCCGGCGAAGGACGGATACATCGCGCTAACTTTTCTGTTCGGAAACGCGCTGGGAGTCTTCAGTCGAAAGCTGATGCACTACCTCTGCGAGCGCGGGTTTTGCGACCAAGCGACCCGCGACAAAGACTGGATCGCGCTGGGCGATCAGCTCGCCAGCGGCGCGGAACCGATAAGCGAATTCGAGCGTGTCGTCGAAATCGTCAGAAGCTTCACGCGCAGCCACACCAAGGCCGAGTTATTGCAATTCGCGCTGGAACGCGGGTTCTTGATGACGCCGATCACGACGATTGAAGAAGTTGTGAAAAGCCCGCAGCTTGAGTCGCGCGCGTACTGGCAGTCGATCGAGCATCCGGAGCTGGGTCGCAGGATCCTGTACCCTGGGCCGTTCGCAAAATTCAGCGCTACGCCGATCGCGTATCGTCATCGGCCGCCGACCGTCGGTGAGCACAATCGCGAAGTCTATTGCGGCGAACTGGGGCTCAGTGCCGCCGAGTTCGTCGCTCTCGTCGAAAAAGGAATCGTGTGA
- a CDS encoding molybdenum cofactor biosynthesis protein MoaE: MNRLHLKLFATLRERARAAELEREFPDGITVAEIWKALKGEFPALAGHRDSVGFAVNQEYVEGNYRPRNDDEVAFIPPVSGGAPPNEDPAPWVGSVAIVRDRIEVAAMEREVGDPAAGAIVTFAGTTRRDNVGRKVTRLEYEAYEPMALSEMRKLAREAGQRWPIVRIAITHRIGAVEIGETSVAIAVSAAHRGAAFEACRFAIDRLKETVPIWKKEYFEGGEIWIGCQTSHPPEVEPRH, translated from the coding sequence ATGAACCGACTGCACCTCAAGCTGTTTGCCACCCTGCGCGAACGTGCGCGCGCCGCGGAACTAGAGCGCGAATTTCCCGACGGAATAACGGTCGCGGAAATCTGGAAGGCTCTGAAAGGCGAATTTCCGGCGCTCGCCGGCCATCGCGATTCGGTCGGGTTCGCGGTCAATCAGGAATACGTCGAGGGCAACTATCGTCCGCGCAACGATGACGAAGTCGCCTTTATCCCGCCGGTGAGTGGCGGCGCACCCCCCAACGAAGATCCGGCGCCATGGGTCGGCTCGGTCGCGATTGTTCGCGATCGCATCGAGGTCGCGGCGATGGAGCGTGAGGTCGGCGATCCTGCCGCCGGGGCGATCGTGACCTTCGCCGGAACCACGCGCCGCGACAACGTGGGCCGCAAGGTGACTCGGCTGGAGTATGAAGCATACGAACCGATGGCGCTCTCGGAAATGCGCAAGCTGGCGCGCGAAGCTGGGCAACGCTGGCCCATCGTGCGCATCGCGATCACCCACCGGATCGGGGCGGTGGAAATCGGCGAGACCTCGGTCGCGATCGCAGTTTCGGCGGCGCATCGAGGAGCGGCGTTTGAGGCATGCCGCTTCGCGATCGATCGCCTGAAAGAAACCGTTCCGATTTGGAAAAAAGAATATTTCGAGGGCGGGGAGATCTGGATAGGGTGCCAGACCTCGCATCCTCCTGAGGTCGAGCCTCGCCACTAG
- a CDS encoding biotin carboxylase N-terminal domain-containing protein yields MPERQIHKLLVANRGEIAIRIIRSARVMGIRTVAVYSEADARSAHVAAADEARLIGAAEAAESYLNIDAIIEAARDTGADAVHPGYGFLSERAEFARAAQEAGIIFVGPPGKVLAQLGDKIAARKLAAAAKVPVVPGLEAIEPSAARDFAARSGLPLLVKAAAGGGGRGMRVVESVEDLDAALQAASREASSAFGDGRVFLERYLARPRHIEVQILGDEHGNVVALGERECSIQRRHQKVIEESPAPGLSESTRAAMIDAALRLARAAQYVNAGTVEFLVDNEEFYFLEVNTRLQVEHPITEIRFGCDLVAEQLKIAMGQKVGAPGAPQGCAIECRVYAEDARHGFRPATGTVVDLRVPAGPGVRFDTHLVAGAEIGAFYDGLLGKLICSGTDREQARGRMLAAFDEFAILGVTNTAGFLRDAVASERFASADLSTRFIDELFSDPPLDDQAESDAALIAAALATQAPVRGAENGGRTASTRSPWAELGGFELWRRQ; encoded by the coding sequence ATGCCTGAACGGCAAATCCACAAGCTTCTGGTCGCAAATCGCGGAGAAATTGCCATCCGCATCATCCGCAGCGCGCGGGTAATGGGCATTCGCACCGTGGCGGTGTATTCCGAGGCTGATGCGCGCAGCGCCCACGTGGCTGCGGCCGATGAGGCGCGCCTCATCGGCGCCGCGGAGGCGGCCGAGAGCTACCTGAATATCGACGCGATCATAGAGGCTGCGCGCGATACTGGCGCGGACGCGGTCCATCCGGGCTACGGTTTTCTCTCCGAGCGCGCCGAGTTCGCGCGGGCCGCCCAAGAGGCCGGAATCATTTTCGTCGGGCCACCCGGGAAGGTACTGGCTCAGCTCGGCGACAAGATCGCGGCGCGCAAGCTCGCCGCCGCGGCCAAGGTGCCGGTCGTCCCCGGCCTTGAAGCGATCGAGCCATCCGCCGCACGCGATTTTGCCGCGCGATCCGGCCTTCCGCTGCTGGTGAAAGCCGCCGCCGGCGGCGGGGGGCGCGGCATGCGGGTGGTCGAGTCGGTGGAAGACCTCGACGCGGCGCTACAGGCTGCCTCGCGCGAAGCCAGCTCGGCGTTCGGCGACGGACGGGTGTTTCTGGAGCGATACCTGGCGCGCCCGCGTCACATCGAGGTGCAGATTCTCGGCGACGAGCACGGCAACGTAGTCGCGTTGGGTGAGCGCGAATGCTCGATTCAGCGGCGTCATCAGAAGGTGATCGAGGAATCGCCGGCGCCAGGACTGTCCGAGTCCACGCGGGCCGCCATGATCGATGCGGCGCTGCGGCTGGCGCGGGCCGCGCAATATGTCAACGCCGGCACGGTGGAGTTTCTGGTCGATAACGAGGAGTTCTATTTTCTGGAAGTGAACACCCGGCTGCAGGTCGAACATCCGATTACCGAAATCCGTTTCGGCTGCGATCTGGTCGCGGAGCAGCTCAAAATCGCGATGGGACAGAAGGTCGGAGCTCCCGGCGCGCCACAGGGCTGTGCCATCGAGTGCCGGGTTTATGCCGAAGATGCGCGGCACGGTTTCCGGCCCGCGACTGGGACCGTGGTGGATCTCCGGGTACCCGCAGGTCCCGGGGTGCGCTTTGACACCCATCTGGTGGCGGGGGCGGAGATCGGTGCCTTTTACGATGGACTGCTAGGCAAACTGATCTGCTCCGGCACCGATCGCGAACAGGCGCGGGGTAGAATGCTGGCGGCGTTTGATGAGTTTGCGATCCTGGGTGTTACCAATACGGCGGGCTTTCTCCGCGACGCGGTGGCCAGCGAGCGATTCGCAAGTGCCGATCTGTCGACTCGCTTTATAGACGAGCTCTTTTCCGATCCGCCGCTCGACGACCAGGCGGAAAGCGATGCCGCGCTGATCGCCGCGGCACTCGCTACTCAGGCACCGGTGCGCGGCGCAGAAAATGGCGGCCGCACCGCATCGACTCGATCGCCGTGGGCGGAGCTCGGCGGGTTCGAGCTGTGGAGACGGCAGTGA
- a CDS encoding cold shock domain-containing protein, whose amino-acid sequence MFGTIKKVVKDKGFGFIIPDDGGDEVFFHRSRLGPKMYFEELREGNEVQFEVRSGEKGRQAFNVRLR is encoded by the coding sequence GTGTTCGGCACAATCAAGAAAGTAGTCAAGGACAAAGGTTTCGGCTTCATCATTCCTGACGACGGCGGCGACGAGGTGTTTTTTCATCGCTCACGCCTGGGGCCGAAGATGTATTTCGAAGAGCTGCGCGAGGGTAACGAAGTCCAGTTCGAAGTGCGATCGGGAGAGAAAGGCCGCCAAGCTTTCAACGTGCGATTGCGCTAG
- a CDS encoding biotin/lipoyl-containing protein: MRLRAAEERGEREVEILEREGTHLRARIDGREVSAQFDALASGGGTLSIDGRRFRIASARRKDTILVAVGPRTFSFVRAEEGGRHRARGLAAAEITAPMPGKVLRVPVREGDAVVAGQTLVVLEAMKMETALAAESDAVVKRVLVAPGQMVDHGALLIELTPPAATPSTRESGSPAT, translated from the coding sequence GTGAGGCTGCGTGCGGCCGAAGAACGCGGCGAGCGGGAAGTCGAAATACTCGAGCGGGAGGGCACCCACCTTCGCGCGCGTATCGACGGACGCGAAGTTTCCGCCCAGTTCGATGCGCTCGCCAGCGGGGGCGGGACGCTGTCCATCGACGGCCGTCGGTTTCGTATCGCCAGCGCGAGACGAAAGGACACTATTTTAGTAGCGGTCGGACCGCGCACGTTCTCTTTCGTCCGCGCGGAAGAAGGCGGCCGTCATCGTGCGCGCGGACTCGCCGCCGCGGAAATCACCGCACCGATGCCGGGCAAGGTGCTGCGCGTCCCGGTCAGAGAAGGCGACGCGGTAGTCGCGGGACAGACACTGGTGGTGTTGGAAGCGATGAAGATGGAAACGGCACTGGCGGCCGAGAGCGACGCGGTCGTAAAGCGGGTGCTGGTGGCGCCGGGGCAGATGGTCGATCACGGCGCACTCTTAATCGAACTCACTCCTCCGGCTGCGACTCCATCAACGCGCGAATCCGGTTCTCCAGCGACCTGA